Proteins encoded by one window of Halomonas sp. SH5A2:
- a CDS encoding 2-hydroxyacyl-CoA dehydratase: MRYNQVKDLIVWVEAYHGRLAEQYSAKADAAESERLQMVLSYLAKHETRMQAGLRAIFDESHEKRDVLDTWFDDPNDFPQPPQLEQLADKPVGNSIDAVMESAVEAHRTLEALYRHRVDRAVIEPEAEFFNALAEGHNAELRRIVASIEELQGV; the protein is encoded by the coding sequence ATGCGCTATAACCAAGTAAAAGATTTAATTGTCTGGGTAGAGGCTTATCATGGGCGTTTAGCCGAGCAATATAGCGCCAAAGCCGATGCGGCCGAAAGCGAAAGACTGCAGATGGTGCTCAGTTATCTGGCGAAACATGAAACGCGCATGCAAGCAGGCTTGCGCGCTATTTTCGATGAATCGCATGAAAAGCGCGACGTGTTGGATACATGGTTCGATGATCCCAATGACTTTCCCCAGCCGCCGCAACTGGAGCAACTGGCGGATAAGCCCGTTGGCAACTCCATCGACGCGGTAATGGAATCGGCCGTCGAAGCGCATCGCACCCTTGAAGCGCTCTACCGGCATCGGGTTGATCGGGCAGTGATTGAACCGGAAGCTGAGTTTTTTAATGCCCTGGCGGAAGGTCACAATGCCGAACTTCGCCGTATCGTCGCCAGCATTGAAGAGCTGCAGGGCGTTTAG
- a CDS encoding DUF6586 family protein — protein sequence MSDQSRTNQLLYQAELLATSTTDDDEHAVARGMAQEEGALALFEMALTSLLREVTEHARLAQHDWRYLLSDEGPAMAELQRLRDLARQPDSWLNWLVAQLDKLHSSEGVAKRRASQQGIIAVGEQASLREQLQTHLEAAKREVAALRETSQEW from the coding sequence ATGAGCGATCAATCGCGCACCAATCAGTTGCTCTATCAGGCTGAGCTACTGGCGACCTCAACGACTGACGATGACGAGCATGCCGTTGCGCGGGGTATGGCGCAGGAAGAGGGAGCGCTTGCCCTGTTCGAGATGGCGCTCACGTCGTTGCTGCGTGAAGTGACCGAGCACGCCCGTTTGGCGCAGCACGATTGGCGCTATCTGTTGTCTGACGAAGGTCCAGCAATGGCGGAGCTTCAGCGCCTTCGTGACCTGGCTCGCCAGCCGGATAGCTGGCTTAATTGGCTGGTGGCGCAGTTGGATAAACTGCACAGTAGTGAAGGCGTGGCCAAGCGTCGTGCGTCCCAACAGGGTATAATTGCAGTCGGTGAACAAGCCAGTTTGCGCGAGCAGCTTCAGACCCATCTCGAGGCGGCCAAGCGAGAAGTCGCTGCGCTGCGTGAAACCAGTCAAGAGTGGTAA
- the topA gene encoding type I DNA topoisomerase — MGKSLVIVESPAKAKTINKYLGNDFIVKSSVGHIRDLPTSGSGKAASDPKERARQAATTRKMSADEKAEYKKVKAQDQLIRRMGIDPNNGWKAHYEVLPGKEKVVAELKKLAEKADAVYLATDLDREGEAIAWHLRETIGGDDSRYKRVVFNEITKNAIQDAFKAPGALNIPRVEAQQARRFLDRVVGFMLSPLLWAKIARGLSAGRVQSVAVRLIVEREREIRAFIPEEFWDVHADFASPDGEQVRFALARQDGKAFRPTSEKDTLARIERLRNASLSITSREDKPTSSKPTAPFITSTLQQAASGRLGFSVKKTMTMAQRLYEAGYITYMRTDSTNLSKDAVDNVRTFIGEEYGPRYLPEAANRYTSKESAQEAHEAIRPSSVDRQATDLVGMERDAERLYELIWRQFVACQMTPAEYLSSTLSIDVDGYELRAKGRVLKFDGYTRVMKPSGKNEDQRLPDLPVGTPMSLEALDPQQHFTKPPARYTEASLVKELEKQGIGRPSTYASIISTIQDRGYVKLESRRFYAEKLGDIVTERLKESFPDLMDFSFTARMEDSLDEVAEGERNWQALLDAFYEEFREELVQAESEEGMRPNQPVPTDIDCPACGRQMQIRTASTGVFLGCSGYNLPPKERCKTTIDLIPGEEAVAADAGEEAETDALRAKRRCPICSTAMDNYLIDETRKLHICGNSPDCEGYEVETGKFKIKGYDGPLIECDKCGADMQLKSGRFGKYFGCTNSECKNTRKLLKSGEVAPPKMDPIDMPELACQKVDDHYVLRDGASGLFLAASKFPKNRETRPPLVKELKAHADELPEKYHFILKAPSEDPDGRPAQIRYSRKFKEQYVMTDEDGKATGWKATFEGGKWHVEDKRKK; from the coding sequence ATGGGTAAGTCACTGGTCATCGTCGAGTCGCCCGCCAAAGCGAAGACGATCAATAAATATCTCGGCAACGATTTCATCGTAAAGTCGAGCGTGGGTCACATCCGTGACCTGCCGACCAGCGGCTCAGGTAAGGCAGCCTCTGATCCCAAGGAGCGCGCTCGCCAGGCCGCGACTACACGCAAAATGTCGGCGGACGAGAAAGCCGAATATAAAAAGGTCAAGGCGCAGGACCAACTGATACGGCGGATGGGCATTGACCCCAATAACGGCTGGAAAGCCCATTACGAAGTACTTCCCGGCAAGGAAAAAGTCGTTGCCGAACTCAAAAAATTGGCCGAAAAGGCCGATGCCGTTTATCTGGCAACGGATTTGGACCGCGAGGGGGAAGCCATTGCCTGGCACCTGCGCGAAACCATCGGCGGGGACGACAGCCGCTACAAGCGCGTGGTGTTCAACGAGATCACCAAAAACGCCATTCAGGACGCTTTTAAAGCCCCTGGGGCGCTGAATATTCCGCGTGTTGAAGCCCAGCAGGCCAGGCGTTTTCTCGATCGTGTGGTGGGTTTCATGCTGTCGCCGTTGCTTTGGGCCAAGATTGCCCGGGGCCTATCGGCTGGGCGCGTGCAGTCCGTTGCCGTGCGCTTGATTGTCGAGCGTGAGCGGGAAATACGCGCCTTTATTCCCGAAGAGTTCTGGGATGTGCACGCTGACTTTGCCTCACCGGATGGTGAGCAAGTGCGCTTCGCGCTGGCCCGTCAAGATGGCAAGGCCTTCCGCCCAACGTCTGAAAAGGACACCCTGGCGCGTATCGAGCGGCTCAGGAATGCATCGCTTTCGATCACCTCGCGGGAAGATAAGCCCACTAGCTCCAAGCCGACAGCGCCTTTTATCACCTCGACACTGCAACAGGCGGCTAGCGGGCGGTTAGGGTTTTCGGTCAAAAAGACCATGACCATGGCTCAGCGCCTCTACGAGGCGGGCTATATCACCTACATGCGTACTGATTCGACCAATCTTTCGAAAGATGCGGTGGACAACGTGCGCACCTTTATCGGTGAAGAGTACGGGCCGCGTTATTTACCCGAGGCAGCCAACCGATATACCAGTAAGGAAAGCGCCCAAGAGGCTCACGAAGCCATTCGTCCGTCGAGCGTTGACCGTCAGGCGACCGACCTGGTGGGCATGGAGCGTGATGCCGAGCGCCTTTACGAGCTTATCTGGCGTCAGTTTGTGGCCTGTCAGATGACGCCCGCCGAGTATCTTTCCAGCACGCTGAGTATCGACGTTGACGGCTATGAGCTGCGTGCCAAAGGTCGTGTGCTCAAGTTCGACGGTTATACTCGCGTAATGAAACCCAGCGGTAAGAATGAAGACCAGCGCTTGCCGGACCTGCCTGTCGGCACGCCCATGTCGCTTGAAGCCCTTGACCCGCAGCAGCATTTTACCAAGCCGCCTGCGCGTTACACCGAGGCGAGCCTGGTCAAGGAGCTTGAAAAGCAGGGTATCGGGCGTCCATCGACCTACGCCTCGATTATCTCGACGATCCAGGATCGTGGCTACGTAAAGCTCGAGAGCCGCCGGTTCTATGCCGAAAAACTCGGCGATATCGTGACGGAACGTCTAAAGGAGTCCTTCCCTGATTTGATGGACTTTTCGTTTACCGCCCGTATGGAAGACAGCCTGGACGAAGTGGCCGAAGGTGAGCGTAACTGGCAGGCGCTGCTGGATGCCTTCTACGAAGAATTCCGCGAGGAACTGGTCCAGGCTGAAAGCGAAGAAGGTATGCGGCCCAACCAACCGGTGCCCACCGATATCGACTGCCCCGCCTGCGGTCGCCAAATGCAGATTCGTACAGCCTCGACGGGGGTTTTTCTCGGCTGCAGCGGCTATAACCTGCCGCCCAAGGAACGCTGCAAAACCACGATCGACCTGATACCCGGCGAAGAGGCAGTGGCCGCCGACGCGGGTGAAGAAGCTGAAACCGACGCGCTGCGCGCCAAGCGTCGCTGTCCAATCTGCAGCACGGCGATGGATAACTATCTGATCGATGAGACCCGTAAGCTGCATATCTGTGGCAACAGCCCGGATTGCGAAGGGTATGAGGTTGAAACCGGCAAGTTCAAAATTAAAGGCTATGACGGGCCGCTTATCGAATGCGATAAGTGCGGTGCGGACATGCAGCTGAAGTCAGGGCGCTTTGGCAAGTACTTTGGTTGTACCAACAGCGAATGTAAAAATACCCGCAAGCTGTTGAAGAGCGGCGAAGTGGCACCGCCGAAGATGGACCCCATCGATATGCCGGAACTGGCCTGCCAGAAAGTCGATGATCACTACGTACTGCGCGACGGTGCCAGCGGGCTGTTTCTGGCAGCGAGCAAGTTTCCCAAAAACCGTGAAACGCGCCCGCCACTCGTCAAAGAGCTCAAGGCCCATGCCGATGAGTTGCCTGAGAAGTACCATTTTATCCTCAAGGCGCCCAGCGAAGACCCGGACGGACGTCCCGCGCAGATTCGTTACTCGCGCAAGTTCAAAGAGCAGTACGTGATGACCGACGAGGATGGCAAGGCCACAGGCTGGAAAGCAACCTTTGAAGGCGGCAAATGGCACGTGGAGGATAAGCGCAAAAAATGA
- a CDS encoding DUF3141 domain-containing protein, whose amino-acid sequence MVTLFDPFGFGRAAFDYWRDSVERSVLYLDVMRERGNQYLAHMEQTKPSVLGFDTEVLVDGRTLPQPTNYELLRVIPPEGIETDPESRPFVVVDPRAGHGPGIGGFKPDSELGVALRAGHPCYFIGFLPFPEPGQTVEDVVESEVAFLRHVIERHPETSEKPMVVGNCQAGWQIMMAAALEPEVFGPILIAGAPLSYWAGEHGKAPMRYSGGMTGGSWITAMTSDLGNGLFDGAWLVQNFERLNPANTYWKKQYHLFDNIDTEANRYLEFERWWGGHVVLGGEEIQYIVDNLFVGNRLSTAQLVTRDGRRIDLRNVRSPVVVFCSRGDDITPPPQALGWIRDLYEDEKDIIANEQTIVYCQHDTTGHLGIFVSSSVSRKEHTEFTANMDYIDVMPPGLYETTITHADDRHDGESLERDYLLEFSPRDFEELDREVMHKPEDDRRFATVARISEINLGLYRLYMQPWLQAVMTPEAARWIRRMHPIRLGYKLLSDRNPMSVPLPVMAEQVRQSRHPVGKDNLFKAFETMASDQIVTGLNAWRDARDGATERLFMDIYGQPLLQAAVGLHGDAHVHRRRPGDEPEHRRFLEQRENELLAKIAQGGAHEAVMRAVIYVLGGAPATDERNFKRLRASRAALEPSANLSDFKSLVREQFFILKLDREQALSTLPTLLEGQTNDEIDAHLSHLEDVLSASGELSEHAASRFAQVSELFNQARPAEKAVASSPQTPQQAPQAAPAKAPTANAKKSTTSRRKSPPNQ is encoded by the coding sequence ATGGTCACGCTGTTCGATCCTTTCGGGTTTGGCCGCGCCGCCTTTGATTACTGGCGAGATAGCGTTGAGCGTAGCGTGCTTTACCTGGACGTGATGCGCGAGCGCGGTAATCAATACCTGGCACATATGGAGCAGACCAAGCCCAGCGTTCTGGGGTTTGACACCGAAGTACTGGTGGATGGGCGTACCTTACCGCAGCCCACCAACTATGAGTTGCTGCGCGTGATACCGCCGGAAGGCATTGAAACAGACCCGGAAAGTCGTCCTTTTGTGGTCGTCGACCCGCGCGCCGGTCACGGTCCCGGTATTGGTGGTTTCAAGCCTGACAGCGAGCTTGGCGTCGCGTTAAGAGCGGGCCATCCCTGTTACTTTATCGGCTTCTTGCCGTTTCCAGAGCCCGGACAAACGGTTGAAGATGTGGTCGAGTCCGAGGTGGCGTTTCTGCGTCATGTGATCGAGCGTCATCCTGAAACCAGCGAAAAGCCCATGGTGGTCGGCAATTGCCAGGCGGGCTGGCAGATCATGATGGCGGCGGCTCTGGAGCCTGAAGTTTTCGGCCCGATTCTGATCGCCGGTGCGCCGCTTTCGTATTGGGCCGGCGAGCATGGCAAAGCACCCATGCGCTATTCCGGTGGCATGACCGGTGGTAGCTGGATAACCGCGATGACCAGCGATCTGGGTAACGGCCTGTTCGACGGTGCCTGGCTGGTGCAGAATTTCGAGCGACTCAACCCGGCCAACACCTATTGGAAAAAGCAGTATCACCTGTTTGACAATATTGATACTGAGGCAAACCGCTACCTTGAGTTTGAGCGCTGGTGGGGCGGTCACGTCGTCCTTGGTGGCGAAGAGATTCAATATATCGTCGACAACCTGTTTGTCGGCAATCGTCTGTCCACCGCCCAGTTGGTCACCCGTGATGGCCGTCGCATTGATTTGCGTAATGTGCGCTCCCCCGTGGTGGTCTTCTGCTCGCGGGGCGACGATATTACGCCGCCGCCTCAGGCGCTGGGCTGGATACGTGATTTATACGAAGATGAAAAAGATATCATTGCCAATGAACAAACCATCGTTTATTGCCAGCATGATACGACCGGTCACCTGGGTATCTTCGTGTCGAGCAGCGTGTCACGCAAGGAACATACCGAGTTCACGGCCAACATGGATTATATCGATGTGATGCCGCCGGGGCTTTACGAAACCACGATTACGCACGCCGATGATCGCCACGACGGCGAGAGCCTCGAGCGGGACTATCTGCTCGAATTCTCGCCACGGGATTTTGAAGAATTAGACCGTGAAGTCATGCACAAGCCCGAAGATGACCGGCGTTTTGCGACCGTGGCGCGTATCTCCGAAATCAATCTGGGCCTTTACAGGCTTTATATGCAGCCCTGGCTGCAAGCGGTGATGACCCCTGAAGCCGCCCGCTGGATACGTCGTATGCACCCCATTCGGTTGGGCTACAAGCTGCTTTCTGACCGTAATCCGATGAGTGTGCCGCTACCTGTGATGGCTGAGCAGGTTCGTCAGTCGCGTCACCCGGTGGGCAAGGATAACCTTTTCAAAGCGTTCGAAACCATGGCCTCCGATCAGATCGTGACAGGGCTCAATGCCTGGCGCGATGCCCGTGACGGTGCCACCGAGCGGCTGTTCATGGATATCTACGGCCAACCGCTGTTACAGGCCGCTGTTGGGCTTCATGGTGACGCCCACGTACATCGCCGTCGCCCCGGCGACGAGCCGGAACACCGCCGCTTCCTGGAGCAGCGCGAGAACGAGCTGCTCGCCAAGATTGCCCAGGGCGGGGCTCACGAAGCGGTCATGCGTGCCGTGATTTACGTACTGGGTGGCGCGCCCGCGACGGATGAGCGCAACTTCAAGCGGTTACGCGCTTCTCGGGCGGCGCTTGAGCCCAGCGCCAATTTAAGCGACTTCAAGAGCCTGGTGCGTGAACAGTTCTTTATCCTGAAACTGGATCGGGAACAGGCGCTTAGCACCTTGCCTACACTGCTCGAGGGCCAGACCAACGACGAGATTGATGCCCATCTTTCGCATCTGGAGGATGTGCTGTCGGCCAGTGGCGAGCTCTCTGAACATGCCGCATCGCGCTTCGCACAGGTCAGTGAGTTGTTTAATCAGGCGCGGCCTGCTGAAAAAGCCGTTGCGTCAAGTCCACAGACGCCTCAGCAGGCTCCCCAGGCAGCGCCAGCCAAGGCACCTACGGCGAATGCCAAGAAGTCCACGACGTCTCGGCGCAAATCGCCGCCTAATCAATAG